The sequence CTCTTTTCACTCTAGCTTTCTTCCACATTATAACTCTATTAATGTTCTCATTACCAAGTAACTCGCCCTTCTGCAATTACAAATATTAGACATGGCAGAGGCTTAGATAATTAAAAACTCGAGTAAAATGAAATGTTAAATTACATGATTCGCATCAAAGTTCAACAACAAGCATCGGGTTGTATATTACCTGATGGAGAATAGTCTAAAACTACACTGAGATCTTTTATCAACATAATATGAAATAGAAACTGATAATTTCCAATTATCTGATGGCACAATAAAAGAAAAGACAACCAATTAGTGAAAATCATACCTTTTGTATGAAAAGTACCTTGTATAAATTCGCACCatcaaagaaaagaaattgCTACCTTTCACTGAACTTCTCAGCAGCATCAGTGGCATACAGAAGGTTCTCCCTGCCTTTTCTAGACCATATAAAGCTCCCTTCCTCTAACAAGCTGGCCTATAGGCCAAGAATTGTTTGTGGCTCTAATCCACAAGACCAGTAAGTATTCAATGATGAACCAATTCAATCTTTAGCCGGAAAATAGAAGCTCAATACAACCCACTAAACATTGAAAACTGCCTTACTAAATACAAACTGAGTTATTTAGTCTTCGATAGATGAAATATGTTTTAAGCCCTATATTATAAGGCACACAGTTATTCAGTCCCTTTGTGTTTGTCTGATGAAGACACAACCATTTTTTGCAGATCATATCTGGTATCACATAAGGAAAAATTAGTTTAATGTGGCAGAAGACAAATTTAAGTTACAACAGAGGATTTTAAAAACTTATTAGTATTCCAATAATAGAGACAGTTAGAGATGTCTAAAATAGTATTGTCACTTAGATCAATGTTCCCTTCATTCAAAGCATAATTACAAAATTCATGATCCTAAATATACAAATTCTAAGCTTGAGTTTCTACGAGATTTACTTAATCTATAAACATATATTACTAATTGGAGACTCTTCCTGAGGCTCACCAATATCATCCGTAGTGAAGTTCTTCCATAAAATTTTCACTAATATCAAGACATTTAAATCCAGGAAATTATGGCCTAGCTAATAAGCCTAAGTCATGATTTTACGTAAATTATCTCCTCTGCTATGCCTGATCTAACAACTTGTTTCTTTCATTCCAATGCGCAATTAATGTATCTAAAACTGCTAACAGGACACCTACCTTTCCATTTTACACGAAGAGGCGCAGGTGGAATATTAATAGGAGCTGGACTAGCTGGAATGCTCTGCCTTTGTTGAGGTATAGAGTCACTAATAGCAGGTTGTGGACTGATTTTCCTCCATTGACCTGAAAGTGCTCTGGGATTTGCAATTGCTTTCCTTTTCACGTGTGGATGAGGAATAATAGGAGCAACCTGAAGCTTAATATTTAGTTTTGCAACTGGAACTACCTGACCTACAAAATGAGAGAGATTTAGAACGATTATCAAAATAAGTGATACATTAACATTGGGTACCATTACAATTATCAACTTGTGGTAAAACTGCAAATGATTGGGCTGACATCCCATGCTAATATGGACCTGCATTAATAAAAGGCATATTACAGTGGAACATTTATTTGAAAGCTAAAGCCTGATTTATATTAGTCTAGTAAAACATGGGAGAACCTGTTGCTACCTTGGGTCTAAATTTCTTTAAGCAAGCAGCGAAATGGATTTTGGGTAGGGGGAGGGGGCCAATCAATCCAATAAATCCATCAATTAATTACTACTGGCTACTGAGAACACTCCAATGCAAAATTTGACTATACATTTCTTGCATTTTTTGGAACAAACTGAAGTGCAGAAATAGTAAAGTGCAGGCAAAGCAAATAAGATGGTGCAAAATTGGCATAAATATCAGTTTCAACAAAGGGCTATCCAGCCAAGGATGCAATGGTCGAAAGTGCTTTTACTATACAAAAATGAAAGACATATTACCCATACTCAGCATCCTCAGTGACTGCAACAAAATCAAAAGGAATACATTTGCAACAACATTTCTCATGAAATAATCTTACCAAGGACATGAAATCTAGCTTACGACTAGTCTCATCAAAGTATGAGAGCTCCAACAAACAATCAATAAATACCATAGTATAGAACGAAGACACACTTTATCAACAAATAAGCGACAACAAAATTGTAGCCAATATTCCAAAATtattagaaaaaaga comes from Salvia miltiorrhiza cultivar Shanhuang (shh) chromosome 3, IMPLAD_Smil_shh, whole genome shotgun sequence and encodes:
- the LOC131015916 gene encoding uncharacterized protein LOC131015916 isoform X10 produces the protein MSAQSFAVLPQVDNCQVVPVAKLNIKLQVAPIIPHPHVKRKAIANPRALSGQWRKISPQPAISDSIPQQRQSIPASPAPINIPPAPLRVKWKEPQTILGL
- the LOC131015916 gene encoding uncharacterized protein LOC131015916 isoform X2; translated protein: MQVHISMGCQPNHLQFYHKLIIVVPVAKLNIKLQVAPIIPHPHVKRKAIANPRALSGQWRKISPQPAISDSIPQQRQSIPASPAPINIPPAPLRVKWKDMICKKWLCLHQTNTKGLNNCVPYNIGLKTYFIYRRLNNSVCI
- the LOC131015916 gene encoding uncharacterized protein LOC131015916 isoform X5, which codes for MSAQSFAVLPQVDNCQVVPVAKLNIKLQVAPIIPHPHVKRKAIANPRALSGQWRKISPQPAISDSIPQQRQSIPASPAPINIPPAPLRVKWKDMICKKWLCLHQTNTKGLNNCVPYNIGLKTYFIYRRLNNSVCI
- the LOC131015916 gene encoding uncharacterized protein LOC131015916 isoform X4, which encodes MSAQSFAVLPQVDNCNGQVVPVAKLNIKLQVAPIIPHPHVKRKAIANPRALSGQWRKISPQPAISDSIPQQRQSIPASPAPINIPPAPLRVKWKDMICKKWLCLHQTNTKGLNNCVPYNIGLKTYFIYRRLNNSVCI
- the LOC131015916 gene encoding uncharacterized protein LOC131015916 isoform X7; protein product: MVLLYILSLSLSLSLSRSRPCLFVSFTAAVAPQEEPAVIASSPTSSAVVPVAKLNIKLQVAPIIPHPHVKRKAIANPRALSGQWRKISPQPAISDSIPQQRQSIPASPAPINIPPAPLRVKWKEGRVTW
- the LOC131015916 gene encoding uncharacterized protein LOC131015916 isoform X9; translated protein: MSAQSFAVLPQVDNCNGQVVPVAKLNIKLQVAPIIPHPHVKRKAIANPRALSGQWRKISPQPAISDSIPQQRQSIPASPAPINIPPAPLRVKWKEPQTILGL
- the LOC131015916 gene encoding uncharacterized protein LOC131015916 isoform X6; amino-acid sequence: MVLLYILSLSLSLSLSRSRPCLFVSFTAAVAPQEEPAVIASSPTSSAVVPVAKLNIKLQVAPIIPHPHVKRKAIANPRALSGQWRKISPQPAISDSIPQQRQSIPASPAPINIPPAPLRVKWKEPQTILGL
- the LOC131015916 gene encoding uncharacterized protein LOC131015916 isoform X3, with the translated sequence MVHISMGCQPNHLQFYHKLIIVVPVAKLNIKLQVAPIIPHPHVKRKAIANPRALSGQWRKISPQPAISDSIPQQRQSIPASPAPINIPPAPLRVKWKDMICKKWLCLHQTNTKGLNNCVPYNIGLKTYFIYRRLNNSVCI
- the LOC131015916 gene encoding uncharacterized protein LOC131015916 isoform X8, producing the protein MVHISMGCQPNHLQFYHKLIIVVPVAKLNIKLQVAPIIPHPHVKRKAIANPRALSGQWRKISPQPAISDSIPQQRQSIPASPAPINIPPAPLRVKWKEPQTILGL
- the LOC131015916 gene encoding uncharacterized protein LOC131015916 isoform X11, producing MSAQSFAVLPQVDNCNGQVVPVAKLNIKLQVAPIIPHPHVKRKAIANPRALSGQWRKISPQPAISDSIPQQRQSIPASPAPINIPPAPLRVKWKEGRVTW
- the LOC131015916 gene encoding uncharacterized protein LOC131015916 isoform X1; translation: MVLLYILSLSLSLSLSRSRPCLFVSFTAAVAPQEEPAVIASSPTSSAVVPVAKLNIKLQVAPIIPHPHVKRKAIANPRALSGQWRKISPQPAISDSIPQQRQSIPASPAPINIPPAPLRVKWKDMICKKWLCLHQTNTKGLNNCVPYNIGLKTYFIYRRLNNSVCI